One window from the genome of Kaistella carnis encodes:
- a CDS encoding DUF4407 domain-containing protein, whose translation MKNQKINPVSPVNHSMNWFQKFLMVCSGGNIHILKKTPSEWNKFAGIGGIVLFTAVFATLSAGYAMFTVFDNLWISVGFALIWGLMIFNLDRYIVSSIKKTGTWWNQVLMAIPRLILAAFLGVIISKPLELKIFEKEVNKQLNTIIQRNKTQLQGEMNGRILQQSGPFETEKKQIQSKIAEYQKSYDSAAVELEKEILGKQSGLTSGKVGFGTNAKRKAELKEQRRVDLENYQKQIAPRLEYLDKEVSKVYTNIEKERYKTEVFEDQFNGFAARLQALDELGKNSAIIGVAAAFIMGLFISLEIAPVLVKLISGVGPYDHLLEKTENDFKLYAKEKIEKGNALTDFRIDDFKDNLGK comes from the coding sequence ATGAAAAATCAAAAAATTAATCCAGTAAGTCCAGTGAATCATTCAATGAATTGGTTTCAAAAATTTCTTATGGTTTGCTCTGGGGGAAATATTCATATTTTAAAAAAAACGCCAAGCGAATGGAACAAGTTTGCGGGGATTGGTGGCATCGTCTTATTTACGGCAGTTTTCGCCACTCTTTCTGCGGGTTACGCCATGTTTACGGTTTTTGATAATCTGTGGATTTCTGTCGGTTTCGCTCTGATCTGGGGTTTAATGATCTTCAATTTAGACCGCTATATTGTATCTTCTATTAAGAAAACCGGAACATGGTGGAATCAGGTTTTAATGGCGATTCCGCGACTGATACTAGCCGCTTTCTTGGGCGTGATCATTTCTAAACCTTTAGAATTAAAGATATTCGAAAAGGAAGTCAATAAACAGTTGAACACCATTATTCAACGAAATAAAACGCAGCTTCAGGGCGAAATGAACGGCAGAATTTTACAACAGTCCGGGCCTTTTGAAACGGAAAAAAAACAAATTCAAAGTAAGATTGCAGAATATCAGAAATCGTATGATTCTGCAGCGGTAGAACTTGAAAAAGAAATATTAGGAAAGCAAAGTGGCTTAACCAGCGGAAAAGTAGGCTTCGGCACGAACGCAAAACGAAAAGCGGAATTAAAAGAACAGCGCCGTGTGGATCTCGAAAACTATCAGAAGCAAATCGCTCCGCGTCTGGAATATCTTGATAAAGAAGTTTCAAAGGTTTATACCAATATTGAAAAGGAAAGATATAAAACCGAAGTTTTTGAAGATCAGTTTAATGGTTTTGCGGCGAGACTGCAGGCCTTAGATGAACTTGGAAAAAATTCTGCGATCATCGGCGTAGCTGCTGCATTTATAATGGGACTTTTTATTTCCCTCGAAATCGCGCCCGTTTTAGTCAAGTTAATTTCCGGGGTTGGACCGTACGACCATCTTTTAGAAAAAACGGAAAATGATTTTAAACTCTATGCGAAAGAAAAAATAGAAAAAGGAAATGCTTTAACCGACTTCCGCATTGATGATTTTAAAGATAATTTGGGCAAATAA